In Lolium rigidum isolate FL_2022 chromosome 3, APGP_CSIRO_Lrig_0.1, whole genome shotgun sequence, the genomic window gaaatcctagtaaggaaatattctcggaatcggacgaaatcaaggcccatcatcctatttttccacgaagcttccagaacacccgagagtcgccagaggggggccactggtccCCCAGACGACAGCCCggcacggccagagggggggccgcgcccccctattgtgtcgtcgcctcgtcgcccctccgactccgcctcttcgcctataaaaaggtccctgacctaaaacttcgatacgaaaaaagccacggtacgagaaaccttccagagccgccgccatcgcgaagccaagatgcgggggacaggagtctctgttccggcacgccgccgggacggggaagtgcccccggaaggctcctccatcggcaccaccgccatcttcatcaacgctgctgtctcccatgaggagggagtagttctccatcgaggctcggggctgtaccggtagctatgtggttcatctctctcctatgtacttcaatacaataatctcatgagctgccttacatgattgagattcatatgatgatgcttgtaatgtagatgtcattatgctagtcaagtgggttttacttatgtgatctccggagactccttgtcccacgtgtgtaaaggtgacgagtgtgtgcaccgtgtgggtctcttaggctatatttcacggaatacttattcatcgttatgaatggcatagtgaagtgcttatttatatctctttatgatttcaatgtgttttgtatcacaatttatctatgtgctactctagtgatgttattaaagtagtttattcctcctgcacggtgtaatggtgacagtgtgtgcatccgtgttagtacttggcgtaggctatgattatgatctcttgtagattatgaagttaactattgctatgatggtattgatgtgatctattcctcctacatagtgtgaaggtgacagtgtgcatgctatgttagtacttagtttagtcgtgttgatctgtcatgcactctaaagttatttaatatgaacattgaatattgtggagcttgttaactccggcattgagggttcgtgtaatcctacgcaattagtggtgttcatcatccaacaagagagtgtagagtatgcatttatctattctgttatgtgatcaaagttgagagtgtccactagtgaaagtctaatccctaggccttgttcctaaatacgctatcgctgcttgtttactcgtttcttctgcgttactactgctgcgttactaccgcttgtttactcgtctcgggcaaaacacttttacggtgccgttgccacttgctcatacttatttataccacctgtatttcactatctcttcgccgaactagtgcacctattaggtgtgttggggacacaagagacttcttgctttgtggttgcggggttgcatgagagggatatctttgacctcttcctccccgagttcgataaaccttgggtgatccacttaagggaaacttgctgctgttctacaaacctctgctcttggaggcccaacactgtctacaagaatagaagcacccgtagacatcaagaccCAATACACCTCTCGCAGTTTGTAACTTATACGGCACGAAAAACCTCGGctacacctcctatataaaggagagCCGAGGGAAAAGCTAGGGATCGAATCTTGTCCAACAACACCACCGTAACTttgagtcgagcaccttttcggctgaaccttcgagatctacttgccctctactttttatgaaaccctaagtctacaattcgtaggcattgacaagttgatcccTTGTTAATAAGTACCTAAGACAGAAGACGTTATTTGAGGTACATGCTAAGCCTACTGATTCCCCTTTCTGGAAGAGGTTGATGGGAGTCAAGGAGGAGTTTTTTTCTAGAGGCTTCTTCAAAGTGGGTAATGGGATTATTACCCGTTTTTAGGAAGATACTTGGCTAGGAAGAACTTCGTTAGCTCAGCAAAACCCCGCCGAATGTTACTTTACGACGGGTGTTGGAAGGTAACAAATGGACTTCATGATTACAATTATGTCAAAAACTGATGACGGTAAACTTGAATGAAGAGAGTGGTCGCTTTGTCTAGGATCTGACATCCAATGGTTTGTTTACGGTGAAGTCTATGTATGAGGATATTATGATTGACCATACCCATTTTTGCGAAGTTATCTCTGGAAGGTGAAAGTTCCCCTTaaaataaagattttcatgtggcTCTTGAGTAACAAggttttgttaactaaagataatttagctaaacgtcaCTGGAATgagtgtacaaaatgtgttttctgcaGGGATCAGGAGACTATTCAGCACATTTTTATTAAATGTCCTTTAGCTAAGCTTCtttggcgtacggttaatttcacttatgatcttccacctccaaccaatattactaatatgctTGGTAACtggttgaatggagtagatagacaatctaaggcttttattcggattggggtttctgctttatgttggtctatatggagggtccGAAATGATATTATCATTAAAAAAATCCTTTcacttcttgcaggttatccatatggtggcgCATTGGATCTAGCTTTGGGCCGTCCTTTCGCctgagggacagcgggatgccatggtttctggatgcacacggctccagatggtcgctcagaatatcttgtgccaggctggctggcgacatactaggaggctatgttgatatgTAGTCATACTATGTTTTGcttctttcgctggttgatttttgtatcaattcttGGCGATGCTTGAGTTGTAACCTATACTGAATCTGAACACTTATTAATAAATGGTCGTGTGCATCATCACGTTGCAGAAGCCGGGGcacatccccatttcgaaaaaaatacatGTGGTCTTGCCACGTTGTTGGTACCGTTTTCTGGACTAGTCCTCTTTCTTGCCtccacgacgaggaagaggaaggggagaTAAAGCCCTTGGCTAGCAAAAGCAGATCTGCATGGAACCAAATCCGATCCTATTGGAGGAGATGTCGCGTCCGCTCCTTCTAGTAGTCCGCGActtcacgccgccgccgctagcaGGAGCATTACCGAACGGAAGCCACTCGGAGACGGTTGTGACTCACTCCCATGCCACGACATAAAGTCGACCCGCGGCATGACTCGACTCCAAACCCTAAAGCTAGACTCCTACTACTACTATCTACAAGGGCCAGGCTCCATCTCCCTTCCCCTCATTTTTTTGTTTGGTTAATATGTTAATCTCCTATATATGCATAATTTATCGCATGTGATTAGATATATACTAGTGCATATAAGGTTTTGCTATATAATTAACCTCATCAAGGACCTAATTATCGAAGTGGGTGATGCAATCAACATGTATTGGGATTTGTTTGATTCAAAATATTTGCATAGGAAATATGTAGGATTAAATCCTATACGAAATTTTCCTATAATGCTTGTTTGATTTGTATGTTTTTCATATGATTTTTCTAAACAACCGTTTGCACTAGATTTCATAGGAAATCTAACACTCACCCATACCTCTTTCGAGAATCCTTTGATTTTCATGCGatgaaatttaacaaatttttggTATATATGAATTCCTATAAAATTATGGTGGACATGCATGTTATTACAATCCTACGTTTTGCTTGCTCTACATTTTTGTTTCTTCCTATCTTGCAACCTTAGAGTCTACGGCTTCCGAGTTTTGATTCGCTACGTGTCACATCAATCACAGCATCACACGACATGCCTACAGACCTTTCGAGTTTTGATTCGCCCGGACTTCATTTGAGTccacctgtttttttttttcttactCCGATAGATGTCCTGTTCCCCGTGGTTACTAGTGAGTTTTTCAAACGCAGCTGGTCATTTTTCCCGGTATGAGTGGAACCGTTATTATAGTTTTTGACACTGGACGTTGTGCTACTTTCAGCTTAGACTTATCAGAGCAATGGGAACCTTGGTGTTTTAGCCTAGGTGACAGTGTCACACGCCTGCTCCTTATAATTAGCACATCTATCTTCCCTCCTTTTTGGCAGGTGGCAGTATTGAGGCCGAGATGCTCCGCAAGacggccctgctcctccttgtggtcggcgccgccgccgccgcgatgggGCCGCCGGACGGTCCCGAGAAGGTAGAGGTGTCCTCGCTGGAGATGTACGTGGACCAGCTCCCTCAGATGCCCAAGATCTATGGCTACAACGCCACGGCGGCTAACCTCACCGTGGGGATGTTCCAGATAAAATGGGTTCGTTCCTTTCCTTCACGCGTGCCTCCACTCACCGTAATAGAGTatagggatttgctagttctcggcTAGCTGACACTTCGTGCATACCATTTGATTTGTATCGTGATTTGTGTTAGTTAAAGTTGATTGAGAAATAATCACATCCTAGAGTATACTCCCGTACTAATGCTTGAACCGGCCAAGTGCAGAAATTCCACCGCGACCTGCCTCCGTCCACTGTGTTCGCATTCGGCACGTCGGCAGAGGTGGCCACCTTCCCGGGGCCCACCATCGAGGCCCTGCAGGGTGTCCCGCTGCAGGTGACATGGGAGAACCACCTGCCCCGTCGTCACATCCTACCGTGGGACCCCACCCTGTCGGCCGCCGTCCCCAAGCGCGGGGGCATCCCCACCGTCGTTCACCTGCACGGCGGCGTCCATCCGCCGCAATCCGACGGCAGCGCAATGGCCTGGTTCACTGGAGGCTTCAACGAGACGGGCGCTACGTGGAGCACACCGTCCTACTCCTACCCAAACGCCCAGGGCCCCGGCGTGCTCTGGTACCACGACCACGCCCTCGGCCTCACCCGCGTCAACCTCCTCGCCGGCCTCCTCGGTGCCTACATCATCCGTAACCCGGTCGTGGAGGGGCCGCTCGGCCTCCCCTCCGGGGACGACTTGGACCGGGTGCTGGTGCTCGCCGACCGTAGCTTCAACGACGACGGGTCCATCTACATGAACAGTACCGGCGACAACCCAGGAACGCACCCCCAGTGGCGGATGGAGTACTTCGGCGAGGCCATCACGGTCAACGGCAAGGCGTGGCCGTTCCTCTCGGTTGCGCGCCGCCGGTACCGCTTCCGTATCATCAACGCCTGCAACGCGCgctacttcaacctctccttcacCAATAGCCTCCCCTTCCACGTCGTAGGCTCCGACGCCGCCTACCTGTCCCGTCCGGTGACAACGGCCCACCTACTCGTCGCCGTTGCCGAGGCGTTCGACGTCGTTGTCGACTTCGCTGGTGGGAATAATGGAAGCGCCGATGCCGAGATGGTCAACACCGCGCCGTATCCCTACCCCGGGGGCGACGCGCCGAATCAGCTAAACGGCAAGGTGATGAAGTTCGTCATCACGCAACAGACGACGACGGACAACTCTACGGTGCCGGCGAAGCTGCTCGAGTATGTCAAGGTTGCCGAGGAAGAGGCTGTGCAGAGGCGGTACATCGTGCTCTCCCCCTACGGGAACGGCAACGGCACCGGGGGGATGGGTGGCATGGAGGGCATGGGCGGCATGGAGGGCATGGGCAGTCCGCTACATCTGTACATCAACGGGAAGCGGCCCGAGGACCCGGTGACGGAGACGCCGCGTGCTGGCACCACCGAGGTCTGGGAGGTCATCAACCTCACCCCGGAAGATCACCCCATCCATTTGCATCTTGCAAGTATCCAGGCGGTCCGTGCCCGTGCCCTCGACCAACTGGAGGAGTTCATGAGCTGTGTGACCATGCTCAACGACGCCGAGAAATGCAACGTGAGCCAGCACGCCGtgggggaggcggcggaggtGCCGGAGCACGAGAGGGCGTGGAAGAATGTCGCCAAGATTGCCCCGGGATACATGACCACACTCGTCGTCAACTTCTTCTTGGTGGAGACGGGTGAACCTTACCCCTTCGACGCCGCAGCTGAGCCTGGCTATGT contains:
- the LOC124694239 gene encoding multicopper oxidase LPR1 homolog 1-like, which encodes MGMDAQEALTKSGEDRDVEKRIRDQLVELNPIDKEEAVKKLVNRDRKAANEKVDKSGSIEAEMLRKTALLLLVVGAAAAAMGPPDGPEKVEVSSLEMYVDQLPQMPKIYGYNATAANLTVGMFQIKWKFHRDLPPSTVFAFGTSAEVATFPGPTIEALQGVPLQVTWENHLPRRHILPWDPTLSAAVPKRGGIPTVVHLHGGVHPPQSDGSAMAWFTGGFNETGATWSTPSYSYPNAQGPGVLWYHDHALGLTRVNLLAGLLGAYIIRNPVVEGPLGLPSGDDLDRVLVLADRSFNDDGSIYMNSTGDNPGTHPQWRMEYFGEAITVNGKAWPFLSVARRRYRFRIINACNARYFNLSFTNSLPFHVVGSDAAYLSRPVTTAHLLVAVAEAFDVVVDFAGGNNGSADAEMVNTAPYPYPGGDAPNQLNGKVMKFVITQQTTTDNSTVPAKLLEYVKVAEEEAVQRRYIVLSPYGNGNGTGGMGGMEGMGGMEGMGSPLHLYINGKRPEDPVTETPRAGTTEVWEVINLTPEDHPIHLHLASIQAVRARALDQLEEFMSCVTMLNDAEKCNVSQHAVGEAAEVPEHERAWKNVAKIAPGYMTTLVVNFFLVETGEPYPFDAAAEPGYVYHCHILDHEDNAMVRPLKLIKPGDISGQDPFPSIYNDGLTGYGLGFSISDVYYYYISMASLVQNF